One stretch of Bradyrhizobium canariense DNA includes these proteins:
- a CDS encoding DUF2339 domain-containing protein, protein MFDFFSFLVAIVALIIARKTFNQVAALRARVDTLERAAAQSQIAPPPLVPDLEPGQVFPDASPEVAIEQPAAVADAEPATTVAEEQDAAPKDDDISGVTTAPSPLPQPSPTPSFEERVGTRWVVWVGGLTLALGGFFMVRYSIEAGLIGPEVRTLLGGAFALALLAAGEWMRRKDSISTIEVLPIANIPAILTAAGTSVAFATVYAAYALYGFLAPATAFILLGLVALGTLAAALLHGPALAGLGVAAAFVTPILVSSDKPDFWALYIYLAIVTAAAFALARIRLWRWLAVTTIVFALLWTLPCLDCGPPMVGPHLFHVMSGFILAAVLVVCGLLFGPPADEGRIEPISSGALAAYLLGATMIVLTSFHADAAMIAFALLVAGTLLIAWRAPAAVGAIGAAAAFVFIVFAEWAVRGNPDMLVLPGGPLPEIGPHATDGSVSLHLISAAIFAIGFGAAGFLAQGRSVSAIIPVVWSAAAVFTPLALLVTLYARIAHLDRSIPFAILAVALAAAYSAATEILSKRDHRPGLPISIALFATGALSAMALALTFALEKGWLTIAMALMSLGTAWISLQRPIPFLRSLAAILAGLVVLRTGYEPRIVGDAVGTTPIFNWLLWGYGVPALAFWIGSVFLRRRGDDAPQRAVESAAILFTVLLAFMEIRHAVNGGDVYRDTAGLTEVALQVCTALAMAIGLERLRIRTNSVIHNISAIVLTVFAGLAAVFGLMLLETPIFWPVNVGGVFINRILLGYAIPAVLALLLSYAVAGRRSAIYANTIAAGALVLALTYVTFEIRRLYHGPVLTSGVTSGAEQYTYSIAWLAFGVVLLGLGILFNSQRARLASAVVIALTILKAFLVDMSTLTGVYRALSFMCLGLVLVAIGWLYQRILFRRQAPSAAAIAQPGT, encoded by the coding sequence ATGTTCGATTTTTTCTCGTTTCTGGTGGCCATCGTCGCGCTCATCATCGCGCGCAAAACCTTCAACCAGGTCGCAGCGCTGCGCGCGCGGGTCGATACGCTCGAAAGGGCGGCGGCCCAATCGCAAATAGCCCCGCCGCCGCTTGTGCCGGATCTGGAACCTGGTCAGGTTTTCCCGGACGCATCGCCTGAAGTTGCCATCGAACAGCCCGCGGCCGTTGCGGATGCCGAACCGGCCACGACTGTTGCGGAAGAGCAGGATGCCGCGCCGAAGGACGACGACATCAGCGGCGTGACGACAGCGCCCTCGCCACTCCCTCAACCCAGCCCTACCCCGAGCTTCGAGGAACGTGTCGGCACGCGATGGGTGGTCTGGGTCGGCGGCTTGACGCTGGCGCTCGGTGGATTCTTCATGGTCCGCTATTCGATCGAAGCGGGATTGATCGGGCCCGAGGTTCGCACGCTCTTGGGCGGCGCCTTCGCGCTGGCGCTGCTCGCGGCCGGCGAATGGATGCGTCGCAAGGACAGCATCTCGACGATCGAAGTGCTGCCGATCGCCAACATTCCGGCGATCCTCACCGCCGCGGGAACATCGGTTGCCTTCGCGACCGTTTATGCCGCCTACGCGCTTTATGGTTTTCTCGCGCCGGCGACCGCGTTCATTCTGTTGGGACTGGTGGCGCTGGGCACACTCGCTGCCGCCCTGCTGCATGGACCCGCTCTTGCGGGCCTTGGCGTCGCCGCAGCCTTTGTCACCCCGATCCTGGTGTCATCCGACAAGCCGGATTTCTGGGCGCTGTACATCTATCTCGCCATCGTCACCGCGGCAGCCTTCGCGCTGGCGCGGATCAGGCTGTGGCGCTGGCTGGCCGTCACCACCATCGTGTTCGCGCTGCTGTGGACGCTGCCGTGTCTCGATTGCGGACCACCGATGGTCGGGCCGCATCTGTTCCACGTGATGTCAGGCTTCATTCTCGCGGCAGTGTTGGTGGTGTGCGGCCTGCTGTTCGGCCCGCCCGCGGATGAAGGCCGGATCGAGCCGATCTCATCCGGCGCGCTGGCGGCCTACCTGTTGGGCGCGACAATGATCGTGCTGACAAGTTTCCATGCCGACGCCGCCATGATCGCGTTTGCGCTGCTCGTTGCCGGCACATTGCTCATCGCATGGCGCGCCCCGGCCGCCGTCGGTGCTATCGGCGCCGCAGCGGCGTTCGTGTTTATCGTATTCGCCGAATGGGCGGTGCGCGGCAATCCGGACATGCTGGTGCTGCCCGGCGGTCCGCTGCCGGAAATTGGGCCCCACGCGACCGACGGCTCGGTCTCGCTGCATCTGATATCGGCGGCGATCTTCGCGATCGGTTTCGGCGCGGCGGGATTCCTGGCGCAGGGACGCTCGGTCAGCGCCATCATTCCCGTGGTGTGGTCGGCCGCCGCGGTGTTCACGCCGCTGGCGCTGCTGGTCACGCTTTACGCGCGCATCGCGCATCTCGATCGCTCGATTCCGTTTGCGATCCTCGCGGTCGCGCTTGCCGCGGCGTATAGCGCAGCGACCGAAATCCTCAGCAAGCGCGACCATCGGCCGGGGCTGCCGATTTCGATTGCGCTATTCGCGACCGGCGCGCTCAGCGCGATGGCGCTGGCGTTGACCTTTGCGCTCGAAAAAGGCTGGCTCACCATTGCCATGGCGCTGATGTCGCTGGGCACGGCCTGGATTTCGCTGCAACGGCCAATTCCGTTCCTGCGCTCGCTGGCTGCCATTCTCGCGGGCCTCGTGGTGCTGCGCACCGGCTACGAGCCGCGCATCGTCGGCGATGCGGTCGGCACCACGCCGATCTTCAACTGGCTGCTGTGGGGCTATGGCGTGCCGGCGCTGGCGTTCTGGATTGGCAGCGTCTTCCTGCGCCGCCGCGGCGATGACGCGCCACAGCGCGCGGTGGAATCGGCGGCAATCCTGTTCACGGTGCTGCTGGCATTCATGGAAATCCGTCACGCCGTGAACGGCGGCGATGTCTATCGCGATACGGCCGGCCTCACCGAAGTCGCGCTACAGGTGTGCACGGCGCTCGCGATGGCGATTGGGCTGGAGCGGCTGCGGATTCGCACCAACAGCGTCATTCACAATATCAGCGCGATTGTGTTGACGGTCTTTGCCGGACTGGCTGCCGTGTTCGGCCTGATGCTATTGGAAACGCCGATCTTCTGGCCTGTCAACGTCGGCGGCGTCTTCATCAATCGCATCCTGCTCGGCTATGCGATCCCTGCCGTGCTCGCGCTGTTGCTGTCTTACGCGGTGGCAGGCCGGCGCAGCGCCATCTATGCCAACACGATCGCGGCGGGCGCGCTTGTCCTGGCGCTGACCTACGTCACGTTCGAAATTCGAAGGCTCTATCACGGACCGGTTTTGACCAGTGGCGTCACCAGCGGAGCCGAACAATACACCTACTCGATTGCGTGGCTCGCATTCGGAGTGGTGTTGCTCGGCCTCGGCATCCTCTTCAACTCACAGCGAGCCCGGCTCGCATCAGCCGTCGTCATCGCGCTGACGATCCTGAAAGCGTTCCTGGTCGACATGTCGACGCTGACGGGGGTTTACCGCGCGCTGTCGTTCATGTGCCTGGGGTTGGTGCTGGTGGCGATCGGCTGGTTGTACCAACGGATCCTGTTCCGCAGACAGGCGCCCTCCGCCGCAGCTATCGCGCAGCCGGGCACCTAG
- a CDS encoding NUDIX hydrolase — translation MSEKLLTPIEIGLTAAIVAIEGNEPLILTASGTDGLAGLPFGPFDAVAHRTFEIGLRAWVEEQAGLRLGYVEQLYTFGDRGRHTQPGDTDTHVASIGYLALTRPADNAARAPGATFEPWYRFFPWEDWREARPDIIERDIFPELTNWAAQTEEPGMARALSRKDRVRLYFGTEGAHWDEERVLDRYELLYEAGLIEEARRDGRPAALARKSIPRLGVSMRFDHRRILGTAIARLRAKLKYRPVVFELLPPEFTLTELQRTVEAISGRHLHKQNFRRLVENGALVEPTGVMSTQTGGRPAALFRFRREVLQERPAPGLRVRGRR, via the coding sequence ATGAGCGAAAAGCTTCTGACGCCGATCGAAATCGGGCTGACCGCCGCCATTGTCGCGATCGAAGGCAATGAGCCGCTGATCCTCACCGCCTCCGGAACCGATGGACTCGCCGGGCTGCCGTTCGGCCCCTTTGATGCGGTCGCGCACCGCACGTTCGAGATCGGCCTGCGCGCCTGGGTGGAAGAACAGGCGGGATTGCGCCTCGGTTACGTTGAACAGCTTTACACCTTCGGCGATCGCGGCCGCCACACGCAGCCCGGCGACACCGACACCCATGTTGCCTCGATCGGTTACCTCGCGTTGACCCGGCCCGCTGACAACGCCGCACGCGCGCCGGGAGCGACCTTCGAACCCTGGTATCGTTTTTTCCCATGGGAAGACTGGCGCGAAGCGCGGCCCGACATCATCGAACGCGACATCTTTCCCGAGTTGACGAATTGGGCTGCCCAGACCGAGGAGCCCGGAATGGCCCGCGCGCTCAGCCGCAAGGACCGCGTCCGGCTGTATTTCGGCACCGAGGGCGCGCATTGGGATGAAGAGCGCGTGCTCGACCGTTACGAACTGCTCTATGAAGCGGGGTTGATCGAGGAAGCCCGGCGGGACGGCCGGCCTGCCGCCTTGGCGCGCAAGTCGATCCCCCGTCTCGGGGTGTCGATGCGTTTCGACCACCGGCGAATTCTCGGCACCGCGATCGCGCGGCTGCGCGCCAAGCTGAAATACCGTCCCGTCGTCTTTGAACTTTTACCGCCGGAGTTCACACTCACGGAACTGCAACGAACCGTGGAAGCGATCTCGGGGCGGCATTTGCACAAGCAGAATTTCCGCCGGCTGGTGGAGAATGGCGCGCTGGTCGAACCCACCGGCGTGATGTCGACACAAACCGGCGGCCGGCCCGCGGCGCTGTTTCGTTTTCGGCGTGAAGTATTGCAGGAGCGGCCCGCGCCGGGCTTGCGTGTCCGTGGCCGGCGCTGA
- a CDS encoding tyrosine phosphatase family protein, producing MIHVCSLAALPDTVKATGASHVLTIMAKVDQVQRPESVLEANHLKVAVDDITEQMEGFVAPSDIHIEQVLNFVRGWDRRAPMVVHCYAGISRSTASAFAAACALNPQRDEIAIARQIRAASPIASPNRLIVSLADKALGREGRMLRALDEMGPGNMLVEGRPFRVDLD from the coding sequence ATGATTCACGTCTGCTCACTCGCCGCACTTCCGGACACCGTCAAGGCCACCGGCGCCAGCCATGTTCTGACCATCATGGCCAAGGTCGATCAGGTGCAGCGGCCGGAATCGGTGCTCGAGGCCAATCACCTGAAAGTCGCGGTCGATGACATCACCGAGCAGATGGAGGGGTTCGTCGCGCCGTCGGACATTCATATCGAGCAGGTGCTGAACTTTGTGCGCGGCTGGGATCGCCGCGCGCCGATGGTGGTGCACTGCTATGCCGGCATCAGCCGCTCGACCGCGAGCGCGTTTGCCGCTGCCTGCGCGCTCAATCCGCAACGCGATGAAATCGCAATCGCGCGGCAAATCCGCGCCGCCTCCCCGATCGCCTCGCCGAACCGGCTGATCGTCAGTCTGGCGGACAAGGCGCTGGGGCGGGAGGGCCGGATGCTGCGCGCGCTCGACGAAATGGGTCCGGGCAACATGCTGGTCGAAGGCCGCCCGTTCCGCGTCGATCTCGACTAG
- a CDS encoding YfbR-like 5'-deoxynucleotidase — protein MTAGKRPAPEPATRVWQRMLSGRRLDLLDPSPLDIEIADIAHGLARVARWNGQTSGAHIFSVAQHTLLVEAVLREQTPRVDIRVRLAALLHDAPEYVIGDMISPFKAVLGGDYKAVEKRLLSAIHIRFGLPAVLSTEITQQIKDADRGAAYLEATQLAGFAQAEAKRLFGRDPSLPASTQTDYLTPWTAAKAEKRFLARFATLCI, from the coding sequence ATGACGGCCGGAAAACGACCGGCGCCTGAACCCGCAACACGGGTCTGGCAGCGCATGTTGTCGGGGCGGCGGCTCGACCTATTGGACCCGTCGCCGCTGGACATCGAGATCGCCGATATTGCCCACGGGCTGGCGCGCGTCGCGCGCTGGAACGGCCAGACAAGCGGGGCGCATATTTTCTCGGTGGCGCAACATACGTTGTTGGTCGAGGCCGTTTTGCGCGAGCAGACGCCGCGCGTCGATATCCGTGTACGATTGGCAGCGCTGCTGCACGATGCCCCGGAATATGTCATCGGCGACATGATCTCGCCGTTCAAGGCGGTGCTGGGTGGCGATTACAAGGCCGTGGAGAAGCGGCTACTGTCGGCAATCCATATTCGCTTCGGGTTACCGGCAGTGCTCAGCACTGAGATCACGCAACAGATCAAGGACGCCGACCGCGGCGCGGCCTATCTGGAAGCAACTCAGCTGGCAGGTTTCGCGCAAGCCGAGGCCAAACGTCTGTTCGGTCGCGATCCCAGCCTGCCCGCCTCGACGCAGACGGATTATTTGACGCCCTGGACCGCGGCGAAAGCCGAGAAGCGGTTCCTCGCGCGGTTTGCGACATTGTGCATATAA
- a CDS encoding DNA-3-methyladenine glycosylase I, whose translation MTRSARLHADGLTRCPWPGEDPFYMAYHDTEWGVPEYDDRALYEKLILDGFQAGLAWITILRKRENFRRAFDDFQPEKIARYNAKKVHALMNDVGIVRNRAKIEGTIASAKSYLKIMEDGPGFSKFMWEFVDGKPKVNQFKTTASVPASTPVSVKMSKELIARGFKFVGPTIVYAFMQATGMVNDHLVTCFCHETCAGKHRAPRLKIK comes from the coding sequence ATGACCAGGTCGGCGCGCCTGCATGCCGATGGCCTGACGCGGTGCCCCTGGCCCGGCGAAGATCCGTTTTACATGGCCTATCACGACACCGAATGGGGCGTGCCGGAATATGACGACCGCGCTTTGTACGAGAAGCTGATCCTCGACGGCTTCCAGGCAGGACTTGCGTGGATCACGATCCTGCGCAAGCGTGAGAATTTCCGCCGCGCCTTCGATGATTTCCAGCCCGAAAAGATCGCGCGCTACAACGCCAAAAAAGTCCACGCGCTGATGAACGATGTTGGCATCGTCCGCAATCGCGCCAAGATCGAGGGCACGATCGCTAGCGCCAAATCCTATCTCAAGATCATGGAAGACGGGCCCGGCTTCTCGAAATTCATGTGGGAATTCGTCGACGGCAAACCGAAGGTCAACCAGTTCAAGACCACCGCGAGCGTGCCGGCATCGACGCCAGTGTCGGTCAAGATGTCAAAGGAACTGATCGCGCGCGGTTTCAAATTCGTCGGCCCGACCATCGTCTACGCCTTCATGCAAGCGACCGGAATGGTCAATGATCATCTCGTAACGTGCTTTTGCCATGAGACCTGTGCCGGCAAGCACCGCGCGCCGCGCCTCAAAATCAAATGA
- a CDS encoding YgfZ/GcvT domain-containing protein: MKAAFLPDRGVVKVSGEDARDFLNGLVTTDVTLLHPGLGRFGALLTPQGKITTDFLITEVPSGHGGGFLIDVPRALAQGLADKLGFYKLRAKVAVENLSDSLGVMAAWDGEPAMKPDLTFADPRNDALGWRILVPEELKQKLADLIGAELVDSSAYDAHRIASGVPRGGLDFMYGDAFPHETNMDRLHGVDFDKGCYVGQEVVSRMQHRGTARTRTVRIILDGPSPAPGETILAGDKSVGTLGSTAGQNGLALIRTDRVIDALDAGIALTSGGVAIRLADPDALRSAPKQTIA, translated from the coding sequence ATGAAAGCAGCGTTTCTTCCGGATCGAGGCGTGGTGAAGGTCAGCGGCGAGGACGCGCGCGACTTTCTCAACGGCCTCGTCACGACCGACGTGACGCTGCTTCACCCCGGCCTTGGCCGGTTCGGCGCATTGCTGACGCCGCAGGGCAAAATAACGACCGATTTCCTGATCACGGAAGTGCCTTCCGGCCACGGCGGCGGCTTCCTGATCGATGTCCCACGCGCGCTGGCGCAAGGCCTCGCCGACAAGCTCGGCTTCTACAAACTCCGGGCCAAGGTCGCGGTCGAGAACCTGTCCGACAGCCTCGGCGTGATGGCCGCGTGGGACGGCGAACCCGCGATGAAACCCGATCTGACATTCGCCGATCCGCGCAATGATGCGCTCGGCTGGCGGATTCTGGTGCCGGAGGAGCTCAAGCAAAAACTCGCTGATCTCATTGGCGCGGAGCTCGTTGACAGCAGCGCCTATGATGCGCATCGCATCGCCTCGGGCGTTCCGCGCGGCGGCCTGGACTTCATGTATGGCGACGCGTTTCCGCACGAGACCAACATGGACCGCCTCCACGGCGTCGATTTCGATAAAGGCTGTTATGTCGGACAGGAGGTGGTGTCGCGGATGCAGCATCGCGGCACCGCGCGCACCCGGACGGTGCGGATCATTCTTGACGGCCCCTCGCCGGCGCCGGGCGAAACTATTCTCGCTGGCGACAAATCGGTGGGCACCCTGGGGTCGACCGCAGGTCAAAACGGCTTGGCGCTGATCCGGACCGATCGCGTTATCGACGCCCTCGATGCCGGAATAGCGCTGACGTCAGGTGGCGTTGCCATCCGCCTCGCCGATCCGGACGCCTTGCGTTCGGCACCGAAACAGACCATCGCATGA
- a CDS encoding dihydroorotase, with protein sequence MNQRFDTILKSGTVVNQDGEGVRDIGIANGRIAAIGGLSQASAAEVIDCRGLHILPGVMDTQVHFREPGLTHKEDLETGSRSAVMGGVTAVFEMPNTNPLTVTEQTFTDKVKLGYHRMHCDFAFFIGGTRENVQDLPELERAPGCAGVKVFIGSSTGALLVEDDESLRRIFKVIRRRAAFHAEDEYRLNDRKGLRIEGDPRSHPVWRDETAALMATQRLVKLAHETGKRIHVLHISTKQEIEFLQDHKDVASCEATPHHLTMAAPECYERLGTRAQMNPPVRSADHREGIWRGIEQGIVDVLGSDHAPHTLEEKAKTYPASPSGMTGVQTLVPLMLDHVNAGRLSLARFVDLTSAGPARLFNIACKGRIAAGYDADFTVADLKRSETITDKWIASRAGWTPYDGMRVTGWPVGTFVRGRRVMWQGELSTPSTGEPVRFLETLRA encoded by the coding sequence ATGAATCAACGATTTGATACCATTCTAAAATCCGGCACCGTGGTCAATCAGGACGGCGAGGGCGTACGTGACATCGGCATTGCCAATGGCCGCATCGCCGCGATCGGCGGGCTTTCCCAGGCCTCCGCCGCCGAGGTGATCGACTGCAGGGGCCTGCACATCCTGCCGGGTGTGATGGATACGCAAGTGCACTTTCGCGAGCCGGGGCTGACCCACAAGGAAGACCTTGAAACCGGTTCGCGCAGCGCCGTGATGGGCGGCGTGACCGCGGTGTTCGAAATGCCGAACACCAATCCGTTGACGGTGACCGAACAGACCTTCACCGACAAGGTGAAGCTCGGCTATCACCGGATGCATTGCGATTTCGCGTTCTTCATCGGGGGCACCCGCGAGAACGTTCAGGATCTACCGGAACTGGAACGCGCGCCCGGCTGCGCTGGTGTCAAAGTCTTCATCGGCTCATCGACCGGCGCGCTATTGGTCGAAGACGACGAAAGCCTGCGGCGGATTTTCAAGGTGATCCGGCGCCGCGCCGCCTTTCACGCCGAGGACGAGTACCGCCTCAACGATCGCAAGGGGTTGCGCATCGAAGGCGATCCACGTTCGCATCCGGTGTGGCGCGATGAGACCGCCGCGCTGATGGCGACCCAGCGGCTGGTCAAGCTCGCCCATGAAACCGGAAAACGCATTCACGTGCTGCATATCTCGACCAAGCAAGAGATCGAGTTTTTGCAAGACCACAAGGACGTCGCCTCCTGTGAAGCGACGCCTCACCACCTGACGATGGCGGCGCCGGAATGCTATGAGCGGCTCGGCACCCGCGCGCAGATGAATCCGCCGGTGCGATCGGCCGATCATCGCGAGGGGATCTGGCGCGGCATCGAGCAGGGCATCGTCGACGTGCTCGGCTCCGATCACGCCCCGCACACGCTGGAAGAAAAGGCCAAGACCTATCCGGCATCGCCGTCGGGCATGACCGGCGTGCAGACGCTGGTGCCGCTGATGCTCGACCACGTCAACGCCGGACGCCTGTCGCTGGCGCGGTTTGTCGATCTGACCAGCGCCGGTCCGGCGCGGCTGTTCAATATCGCCTGCAAGGGCCGGATCGCCGCGGGCTACGACGCGGACTTCACGGTGGCCGATCTCAAGCGCAGCGAGACCATCACCGACAAATGGATCGCTTCGCGCGCCGGCTGGACGCCCTATGACGGGATGCGGGTCACCGGCTGGCCGGTCGGCACCTTCGTGCGCGGCCGCCGCGTGATGTGGCAGGGCGAGTTGTCGACGCCTTCGACCGGCGAGCCGGTGCGGTTTCTGGAAACGCTGAGGGCATGA
- a CDS encoding TIGR02301 family protein yields the protein MLKRALAALILISVCNLGPARAEDAAAPFDGDLQRLAEILGALHYLRGICGSNEGGKWRNEMQALIDAETPSGDRRARMIAGFNRGYNGFQQTYRTCTPAATVAIRRYVEEGAKISRDLTARYAN from the coding sequence ATGCTGAAACGCGCTCTCGCCGCTCTCATCCTGATCTCGGTATGCAATCTTGGCCCGGCGCGGGCCGAGGATGCCGCCGCGCCATTCGACGGCGATTTGCAGCGGCTGGCCGAAATTCTCGGCGCGCTGCATTATCTGCGGGGCATTTGCGGCAGCAATGAAGGCGGCAAATGGCGCAACGAAATGCAGGCGCTGATCGATGCCGAGACGCCCTCGGGAGATCGCCGCGCCCGCATGATTGCCGGCTTCAATCGCGGCTATAACGGCTTTCAGCAGACCTACCGGACCTGCACGCCGGCGGCCACCGTCGCGATCCGCAGATATGTCGAGGAAGGCGCGAAGATCTCGCGGGATCTCACGGCGCGCTACGCCAACTAA
- a CDS encoding NUDIX hydrolase has product MATTVQPSHPQLAVSAAIFRDDKILLVRRARSPGKGFYSLPGGRVEFGESLHTALYREINEETGLKIEIVGLAGWREVLPGTGGGHYLVMSFAAHWIGKEPLLNDELDDFRWLAPDALGDLKVTGGLQEVIQAAWSLIQA; this is encoded by the coding sequence GTGGCCACGACCGTCCAGCCATCGCATCCCCAGCTTGCCGTCAGCGCCGCGATCTTTCGCGACGACAAGATCCTGCTGGTGCGGCGGGCGCGCTCGCCGGGCAAAGGTTTCTATTCGCTGCCCGGTGGACGGGTCGAATTCGGCGAATCGTTGCATACGGCCCTGTATCGCGAAATCAATGAGGAAACCGGGCTGAAAATCGAGATTGTCGGGCTGGCCGGATGGCGCGAGGTTTTGCCGGGAACCGGCGGCGGGCATTATCTGGTGATGTCATTCGCGGCGCACTGGATCGGCAAGGAGCCCCTCCTCAATGACGAGCTCGACGATTTCCGCTGGCTCGCGCCGGATGCGCTCGGCGACCTCAAGGTGACCGGCGGCCTGCAAGAGGTTATTCAAGCGGCCTGGAGCTTAATCCAGGCCTAG
- a CDS encoding SOS response-associated peptidase, translating into MCGRFVITSAPEALRQLFGYAEQPNFPPRFNIAPTQPIPVVIIENGIRHFRLMRWGLLPAWVKDPRKFTLLINARSETIQEKPAFKNAIKRRRCLIPADGYYEWQAYEDRKRPYFIHRRDGQPFGFAGLAETWIGPNGEELDTVAVVTAPASADLAELHHRVPVAIAPEDFERWLDCRANGVEAAMLLLTAPQEGEFAWHEVSTRVNRVANDDAQLTLPITAEQIAAEQAAAAKKSAARKVTSAASEDDGQGSLF; encoded by the coding sequence ATGTGCGGACGCTTCGTAATCACCTCGGCGCCGGAGGCTTTGCGGCAGCTTTTTGGCTATGCCGAACAGCCCAATTTCCCGCCACGCTTTAATATTGCGCCGACGCAACCGATACCTGTAGTCATCATCGAGAATGGTATCAGGCATTTTCGCCTGATGCGTTGGGGACTGCTGCCGGCCTGGGTCAAGGATCCCCGTAAATTTACGCTCCTGATCAACGCGCGGTCGGAGACGATTCAGGAAAAGCCAGCCTTCAAAAATGCGATCAAGCGACGGCGCTGCCTGATCCCGGCCGATGGCTATTATGAATGGCAGGCATACGAAGATCGCAAGCGGCCTTACTTCATCCACCGCCGCGACGGCCAGCCGTTCGGGTTTGCCGGACTGGCCGAGACCTGGATCGGCCCGAACGGCGAGGAACTCGACACCGTGGCCGTCGTCACGGCACCCGCGAGCGCCGATCTCGCTGAGTTGCACCATCGCGTACCCGTCGCGATTGCACCGGAAGATTTCGAGCGCTGGCTCGATTGCCGCGCCAATGGCGTCGAGGCGGCGATGCTGTTATTGACCGCGCCGCAAGAAGGCGAATTCGCCTGGCACGAGGTCTCGACACGGGTCAACCGCGTCGCCAATGACGATGCGCAATTGACGCTGCCGATCACGGCGGAACAGATCGCCGCCGAACAAGCGGCGGCGGCGAAGAAATCGGCCGCACGCAAAGTGACGTCGGCGGCATCGGAAGACGACGGGCAGGGGTCGCTGTTTTGA
- a CDS encoding NUDIX domain-containing protein, with product MTVSDRIRVQNVRLLSDNYYVLTTTTFEWRRANGEWQTQQREAYDRGNAATLLPYNLAQRTVVLIRQFRYPTYVNGYDDLLIEAIAGVLDNESPENRIRAEVEEEAGYRLGEIRKVFEAFMSPGSVTEKLHFFVAEYDSSMRIGNGGGLVAEGEDIEVLELPIDQALAMITDGRIRDAKTIMLLQYAALNIFR from the coding sequence ATGACCGTTTCCGACCGCATCCGCGTCCAGAACGTCCGCCTGCTCTCCGACAACTATTACGTATTGACGACCACGACCTTCGAATGGCGGCGCGCCAATGGCGAGTGGCAGACGCAGCAGCGCGAGGCCTATGACCGCGGCAATGCCGCGACGCTGCTGCCCTATAATCTCGCGCAACGGACCGTGGTGCTGATACGGCAGTTTCGCTATCCGACTTACGTCAACGGTTACGACGACCTCCTGATCGAGGCCATAGCCGGGGTGCTCGACAACGAATCTCCTGAAAACCGCATCCGTGCCGAAGTGGAAGAGGAAGCCGGCTACCGGCTCGGCGAGATCCGGAAAGTCTTCGAAGCCTTCATGAGCCCGGGCTCGGTCACCGAAAAACTGCACTTCTTTGTCGCGGAATATGATTCATCGATGCGGATCGGAAACGGCGGCGGCCTGGTCGCCGAAGGCGAGGATATCGAGGTGCTAGAACTACCGATCGATCAGGCGCTTGCCATGATCACCGACGGCCGCATCCGGGACGCCAAGACCATTATGCTGTTGCAATATGCGGCGCTGAATATTTTCAGGTGA
- a CDS encoding GNAT family acetyltransferase — protein sequence MPAAALSIAPIADADIAAVVALWQACGLTRPWNDPAADIALARRGPNATVLIGRDGEAIVATAMVGHDGHRGWVYYVAVDPDRRAQGHGRAMMNAAEAWLRGAGIAKLQLLVRRENAKAGAFYQSLGYAEAETIVFAKWLDGREPTP from the coding sequence ATGCCGGCTGCCGCGCTGTCGATAGCGCCGATCGCCGATGCCGATATCGCCGCTGTCGTCGCGCTTTGGCAGGCCTGCGGATTGACGCGGCCGTGGAACGATCCCGCAGCCGACATCGCGCTGGCGCGGCGGGGGCCTAACGCGACGGTGCTGATCGGCCGCGACGGCGAAGCGATCGTGGCGACCGCCATGGTCGGCCATGACGGCCATCGCGGCTGGGTCTATTACGTCGCGGTCGATCCGGACCGCCGCGCGCAGGGCCATGGCCGCGCGATGATGAATGCCGCCGAGGCTTGGTTGCGCGGGGCCGGCATCGCCAAATTGCAATTGCTGGTGCGGCGTGAGAACGCCAAGGCGGGAGCGTTCTACCAATCGCTGGGTTATGCGGAGGCGGAAACGATCGTGTTCGCCAAATGGCTCGACGGCCGCGAGCCGACGCCATGA